One region of Mucilaginibacter gotjawali genomic DNA includes:
- a CDS encoding hybrid sensor histidine kinase/response regulator transcription factor: protein MKCKILTLFFLLLLQATFLCAQNNQFQFSHLDINNGLSHNDVTCIFKDNRGFMWFGTISGLNRYDGYKFKIFKHLVNDTTSLDGDYIVSISEGPANKLWIETRNGFNIYDPATEKFDHNITRYLRTIDIPDRYITAIKKDRAGNFWFLHVNQGIFKFDPAGHKTIHLMHAAADKKTIGSNTVSDLGQDSQGDFWLTYRNGQLERMDPRSLQITYRSQVFNKLSAEQNASYKIFIDKENCIWAYVPTYSEGVYFVDVKNGIFKHIDKGPDNAHLNTNVVASVIQDDKDRIWIATDHGGVNLLNKHDFKIQYLLNREDDNKTIGQNSITLLYHDYTGIIWVGTYKKGVGYYHQSIIKFPLYTHHLADPFSDPHSLSFSDINSFAEDKTGNLWIGTNGGGLICFDRKNGTFKTYLHNAADNNSLGNNVVVYLYFSHDQKLWIGTYFGGLDCFDGQHFTHFKHDDKIPGSISDDRVCSIAEDDEHHLLVGTLSAGLNVFDSKTQTFSHYVYNSKENAIHSNYISKILLDRHKNLWVVTSYGVDVLLKRTHQFIHYIHDDKNPYSLINNSTNNVMEDSYGLIWVSTREGLSVFDYKTGRFTNITRQDGLPDNTVIDLQEYDKSNIWVSTLNGISDINVDRSGAALKFHFTNYDETEGLQGREFTENSSFKTREGELLFGGGNGFNIFKPSNLYTNQNVPDLVFTDFQVFNESVKVGEKINGKVILPEAITGLKSLNLKYNDNVFAIEFAALNYFNPGKVRYQYMMEGFDKGWINADNRIRKATYTNLDPDDYVFKVRATSGDNWKNSRVEFMNISILPPFWKTTWAYILYAMAIIGALLYLRQRAIQKLRAQFSIEKEREEAHRMHELDLMKIKFFTNVSHEFRTPLSLIMAPVDKILKQISEPDIQRQLMLVNRNAKRLLNLVNQLLDFRKMEYQELKLHEKNGDIVNFIKDLSYAFTDIADQKNIKFLFDTETASFYTSFDHDKIERIVFNLLSNAYKFTPEGGQVSVLLNLITKDGDDDKILEIRIIDTGIGIAPDKQDRIFEPFFQNDIPGSMLNSGSGIGLSITREFVKLHGGEITVESEFNEGSCFTVLLPVRQLNSSLFTDTGLLLDHSLDFMPAEAPNKLNGCHKENRDLKKPTILLVEDNEDFRFYIKDNLKASFNIIEAENGKKGWQKALAQHPNLIVSDISMPEMNGIDLCIKLKNDMRTSHIPVILLTALIGEDQQIKGLETGATDYLTKPFNFEILQSKIRNILSQQEYMRKTYTKQVDVSPTEMQVDSPDELFIKKVLLLIDNNISNPNFSVEELSSEVFVSRYTLYKKILAMTGKTPNELVRSMRLKRAVQLLETGHLTISQICHKVGFKSQKYFVKSFKAEYNTIPSKYLESVQEEEIA from the coding sequence ATGAAGTGTAAAATTTTAACACTGTTTTTTTTGCTGTTGCTGCAGGCTACTTTCCTGTGCGCTCAAAACAACCAGTTTCAGTTTTCGCATCTTGATATCAACAACGGTTTATCACATAACGATGTTACCTGCATATTTAAGGATAACAGGGGTTTTATGTGGTTTGGCACCATTTCGGGTTTAAACCGGTATGATGGGTATAAATTTAAGATATTTAAGCATTTGGTTAACGATACCACCTCGCTTGATGGTGATTATATTGTAAGTATAAGTGAAGGACCCGCAAACAAACTATGGATTGAAACCCGTAATGGCTTTAATATCTATGACCCGGCTACAGAAAAGTTTGATCATAATATTACCCGCTATTTGCGGACAATTGATATCCCCGACAGGTATATTACCGCCATAAAAAAGGATAGGGCCGGCAATTTTTGGTTCCTGCATGTAAACCAGGGGATATTCAAATTTGATCCCGCGGGTCATAAAACTATTCACTTAATGCATGCCGCGGCAGATAAAAAAACGATAGGTTCAAATACAGTGTCTGACCTTGGACAGGATTCGCAGGGGGATTTCTGGCTCACCTATCGCAACGGGCAATTGGAACGCATGGATCCCCGGAGCCTGCAAATTACGTACCGTTCGCAGGTATTTAATAAGTTGTCGGCTGAGCAGAATGCATCTTATAAAATATTCATTGATAAAGAAAACTGTATCTGGGCCTATGTGCCTACCTACTCAGAAGGCGTGTATTTTGTTGATGTAAAAAATGGCATTTTTAAACATATTGATAAGGGGCCCGATAATGCCCATTTAAATACCAATGTAGTTGCAAGTGTTATACAGGACGATAAAGACAGGATCTGGATCGCGACGGATCATGGCGGGGTAAATCTGCTTAATAAACATGATTTTAAAATCCAATACCTGCTCAACCGCGAAGACGATAACAAAACGATAGGCCAAAACAGCATCACCCTGCTTTATCATGACTACACCGGTATTATTTGGGTTGGTACATACAAAAAGGGCGTTGGGTATTATCACCAAAGTATCATCAAATTCCCTTTATACACACATCACCTGGCCGATCCGTTCTCTGACCCGCATAGCCTGAGCTTTAGCGACATCAATAGCTTCGCTGAAGATAAAACAGGCAACCTGTGGATTGGCACCAACGGCGGCGGGCTTATCTGTTTCGACCGGAAAAACGGAACTTTTAAAACTTACCTGCATAATGCAGCTGACAATAATAGCCTGGGTAATAATGTGGTGGTTTATTTATACTTCAGTCACGATCAGAAATTATGGATAGGCACCTATTTCGGGGGGCTCGACTGTTTTGACGGTCAGCATTTTACCCACTTTAAACATGACGACAAAATACCGGGAAGTATTTCTGACGATCGCGTTTGCTCAATTGCCGAAGATGATGAGCACCATTTACTGGTTGGCACGCTATCGGCGGGATTGAATGTTTTCGACAGCAAAACACAAACTTTTTCGCATTATGTGTATAATTCGAAAGAAAACGCCATTCATTCTAATTATATCAGTAAGATTTTGCTCGACCGGCATAAAAACCTATGGGTAGTTACTTCGTATGGCGTTGATGTTTTGCTTAAGCGTACACATCAATTTATCCATTATATACACGACGACAAAAATCCATATAGCCTCATCAATAACAGTACCAATAACGTAATGGAAGATAGTTATGGTTTAATATGGGTAAGCACACGCGAAGGCTTGAGTGTGTTTGATTATAAAACCGGGCGGTTTACCAACATCACCAGGCAGGATGGCCTGCCGGATAATACGGTGATCGATCTGCAGGAGTATGATAAAAGTAACATTTGGGTAAGCACGCTGAATGGTATCTCAGATATCAACGTAGACAGGAGCGGGGCGGCCCTTAAGTTTCATTTTACCAATTACGATGAAACTGAAGGTTTGCAGGGCCGTGAGTTTACCGAAAACTCCTCATTTAAAACACGCGAAGGCGAATTGCTTTTTGGCGGGGGCAATGGTTTTAATATCTTCAAACCATCAAATCTTTATACCAACCAAAATGTACCTGACCTTGTATTTACTGATTTTCAGGTTTTTAACGAAAGTGTTAAAGTTGGCGAAAAAATAAACGGGAAAGTGATTTTACCCGAAGCAATTACCGGCCTTAAATCATTGAATTTAAAATACAACGACAATGTCTTCGCCATTGAATTTGCGGCGCTTAACTATTTCAATCCCGGGAAAGTAAGGTACCAGTATATGATGGAAGGGTTTGACAAAGGCTGGATCAATGCTGATAACAGGATAAGGAAGGCCACCTATACAAACCTGGATCCGGATGACTACGTTTTTAAAGTGAGAGCAACCAGCGGGGATAACTGGAAGAATAGCCGGGTTGAATTTATGAATATCAGTATCCTTCCCCCTTTCTGGAAAACTACCTGGGCCTATATTTTATATGCCATGGCAATAATAGGTGCGCTTCTTTATTTAAGGCAAAGGGCAATACAAAAACTGAGGGCACAGTTCTCCATAGAAAAAGAACGGGAAGAAGCACACCGGATGCACGAACTGGACCTGATGAAAATCAAGTTCTTTACCAACGTAAGCCACGAGTTCCGTACTCCCCTGTCATTAATAATGGCCCCGGTTGATAAAATATTGAAGCAGATTTCGGAACCTGATATTCAGCGCCAACTGATGCTGGTTAACCGGAATGCCAAACGGTTGTTAAACCTGGTAAACCAGTTACTTGATTTCAGGAAAATGGAATACCAGGAATTAAAGCTGCATGAAAAAAATGGGGATATTGTAAATTTTATTAAAGACCTGTCCTACGCGTTTACAGATATTGCCGATCAGAAAAACATTAAATTCCTTTTTGATACGGAGACAGCTTCCTTTTACACCAGTTTTGACCACGATAAAATTGAAAGGATCGTATTTAACCTGCTTTCAAACGCCTATAAGTTTACTCCTGAAGGCGGACAAGTAAGTGTATTGCTTAATTTGATAACGAAGGATGGCGATGATGATAAGATTTTGGAGATAAGGATAATTGATACCGGTATCGGAATTGCGCCGGATAAACAGGATAGAATATTCGAGCCGTTTTTCCAGAATGATATCCCGGGGTCAATGCTTAACTCAGGCAGCGGGATAGGTTTATCTATCACCAGGGAGTTTGTGAAGCTGCACGGGGGCGAAATAACAGTTGAAAGTGAATTTAACGAAGGCAGTTGCTTTACTGTTTTACTTCCGGTACGGCAATTGAACAGTAGCCTGTTTACCGATACCGGATTGTTGCTGGATCATTCACTTGATTTTATGCCGGCTGAGGCGCCCAATAAACTTAATGGCTGCCATAAGGAAAACCGCGACTTAAAAAAGCCAACCATTTTACTGGTTGAAGACAATGAAGATTTCAGGTTTTATATAAAAGACAATTTAAAGGCATCGTTTAATATCATCGAGGCCGAAAATGGGAAAAAAGGCTGGCAAAAAGCGCTGGCTCAACACCCCAACCTGATTGTGAGTGATATCAGCATGCCCGAAATGAACGGCATTGACCTTTGTATAAAGTTGAAGAATGATATGCGTACATCGCATATCCCGGTTATTTTGCTGACTGCCCTGATAGGGGAGGACCAGCAGATAAAAGGCCTGGAGACAGGGGCCACTGATTATTTGACCAAGCCATTCAATTTCGAGATCCTGCAATCAAAGATCAGGAATATACTGAGCCAGCAGGAATATATGCGAAAAACCTATACCAAGCAGGTTGACGTTTCGCCGACAGAAATGCAGGTGGATTCGCCTGACGAGCTGTTTATAAAAAAGGTACTGCTTTTAATAGACAATAACATCTCGAACCCGAATTTTTCTGTTGAAGAATTGAGCAGTGAAGTATTTGTAAGCCGGTATACGCTTTATAAAAAAATATTAGCAATGACGGGTAAAACGCCAAACGAACTGGTACGCTCCATGCGCCTTAAGCGAGCCGTCCAACTGCTGGAGACCGGGCACTTAACCATTTCACAAATTTGCCATAAAGTTGGTTTCAAGAGCCAGAAGTACTTTGTAAAATCATTTAAAGCAGAATATAATACCATCCCGTCAAAATACCTGGAAAGTGTACAGGAAGAGGAGATTGCCTAG
- a CDS encoding MlaE family ABC transporter permease — MDSSNNIEEPVHKKRNGFKNSLVTFFADLYKIHLFIVRFFKEAFVPPFELKEVVRQCYEVGVRSLTLISVTGFIVGFIFTKQARPSLASFGANSWLPSLVSIAIMRALAPLVTALIASGKVGSSIGAELGSMRVTEQIDAMEVSGTKPFKYLVCTRVLATTLTLPILATYTAFIGLLGGYLNVSLVEGISYTAFVQDFFQPLVFLDFTASLVKSIVFGFTIGIVGCYQGYFSTKGTEGVGKAANGAVVTAMFLVFIEEVIIVQITNNFR, encoded by the coding sequence ATGGATTCATCAAACAACATAGAAGAACCTGTACATAAAAAACGAAATGGCTTTAAAAATAGCCTGGTAACCTTTTTTGCCGATCTTTATAAGATCCACCTGTTTATCGTGCGCTTTTTTAAAGAGGCCTTCGTGCCTCCCTTTGAACTAAAAGAAGTGGTAAGGCAATGTTACGAAGTTGGCGTGCGCTCCTTAACGTTGATTAGTGTAACAGGTTTTATTGTAGGTTTTATTTTCACCAAGCAGGCTCGCCCTTCGCTGGCAAGTTTTGGGGCAAATTCGTGGTTGCCGTCATTGGTTTCCATCGCCATTATGCGTGCATTGGCACCTTTGGTTACAGCATTGATCGCATCAGGCAAAGTGGGATCGAGCATCGGCGCCGAATTAGGCTCCATGCGGGTAACCGAACAAATTGATGCCATGGAAGTTTCGGGCACCAAGCCCTTTAAATATTTAGTGTGTACCCGTGTGCTGGCCACTACCCTTACCCTCCCTATCCTGGCCACCTATACCGCTTTTATAGGTTTATTGGGTGGTTATTTAAATGTAAGCCTGGTTGAAGGCATCAGCTATACCGCATTTGTGCAGGATTTTTTTCAGCCCCTGGTATTTCTTGATTTTACAGCATCACTTGTAAAATCAATCGTATTTGGATTTACCATCGGCATAGTAGGCTGCTATCAGGGTTACTTTTCAACCAAGGGAACCGAAGGCGTTGGTAAAGCCGCAAATGGCGCTGTTGTTACCGCTATGTTTTTAGTTTTTATTGAAGAAGTGATCATCGTACAAATAACCAATAACTTCCGTTAA
- a CDS encoding sensor histidine kinase yields MITEPEDKDDVLQWRFDVNTFRLIGRDLITDRITAVFELVKNCYDANATEVTVDFRNVSAKTPDRTIVIRDNGTGMSFLDIKNKWMVVGTNSKRTQLYSDPPFNRKFVGEKGIGRFAVDKLGERLLIKTKEVGSEKWLNVTINWDAYEAKEKQATRDNQLSLFTDITNEYFYEDGVATDHGTELIISQVSDGWTEKDIERLYKELSRLVSPFYPLNPPFDVFINSNEFKHYTNAQVKPDPVKFFSHQAEIDYDLDAGKQGTLKFNLQTGNIDTESVDIKSFGPIKMKLYYFNEAAKKRYNAAYKNDDTRIDGIKIYRDGVIATPFAEFEPETEKRRDILGIDKRRWRGTFEKIATREIIGVVDITKKDNPNIVDATNRQDFIDNVEYRQLKEFIIQQLSAFEALKEYERSEKRSVVVKELSDAGKDVKQLERQLEKVEQDIANSPPEVKENVTILKQQVQRLHTTISKGIDEQKKFQREVARKEKILYSIVSMQEYASLIAHAVRTSIAKVKHLGEFFKRNYPNPKFEQIFIKYAGLIYDEMNTLVVVTDFMLSYASSDKYYEEFNVKSLITDLLEDSYKEVFQREGIKLEIDIRDDFIIDTNKKTFQDIFQNLVSNSIKALRNIDDKKIKCTGYLDTNNFVIYFSDNGSGIADSDIEWIFGLYNTRTAEQGGAGVGLYIVEKQVKALGGSIEVVDNEFKPTGATFKITIPFSKS; encoded by the coding sequence TTGATAACTGAACCGGAAGATAAAGATGATGTACTACAATGGCGTTTTGATGTAAATACATTTCGTCTAATTGGTCGCGACCTGATTACAGACCGGATTACCGCAGTATTTGAACTCGTAAAGAATTGTTATGATGCTAATGCCACCGAAGTAACGGTAGATTTTCGCAATGTAAGTGCTAAAACTCCCGATCGTACGATCGTTATCAGAGACAACGGTACAGGCATGTCATTTTTAGATATCAAAAATAAGTGGATGGTGGTCGGGACAAATAGTAAACGAACACAGCTTTATTCCGATCCTCCTTTTAATAGAAAATTTGTAGGCGAGAAAGGCATAGGTCGTTTTGCAGTCGATAAATTGGGAGAACGGCTGCTCATAAAAACAAAAGAAGTCGGCAGTGAAAAGTGGTTAAACGTAACGATAAACTGGGATGCGTATGAAGCCAAAGAAAAGCAAGCGACAAGAGACAACCAATTATCTTTGTTTACTGACATTACCAATGAATATTTTTATGAAGATGGCGTTGCGACGGATCATGGAACTGAATTAATCATTTCACAAGTTAGCGACGGGTGGACCGAAAAAGATATCGAAAGGTTGTATAAAGAATTATCAAGGCTGGTGTCTCCGTTTTACCCCTTGAATCCGCCATTTGACGTATTCATTAACAGTAACGAATTTAAGCATTACACTAATGCGCAAGTGAAACCCGACCCCGTAAAGTTTTTTTCACACCAGGCGGAAATCGATTATGACTTAGACGCAGGTAAACAAGGTACGCTTAAATTTAATTTGCAAACAGGAAATATCGATACCGAATCGGTTGACATCAAGTCATTCGGCCCGATAAAAATGAAGTTATATTACTTTAATGAGGCTGCAAAAAAGCGATACAATGCCGCCTACAAAAACGATGATACGCGGATAGATGGTATCAAGATTTATAGGGATGGTGTAATTGCGACCCCATTTGCTGAATTTGAACCTGAGACAGAGAAGCGGCGTGATATTCTTGGCATAGATAAACGCAGATGGAGGGGAACATTCGAGAAAATAGCTACCAGGGAAATCATAGGCGTGGTAGATATCACTAAAAAAGATAATCCCAATATCGTTGACGCAACCAATCGGCAGGATTTTATTGATAACGTCGAATACCGGCAATTAAAAGAGTTCATAATACAACAGCTATCTGCATTTGAGGCTTTAAAAGAATACGAACGCAGTGAAAAGCGGTCTGTAGTAGTTAAAGAATTATCCGACGCTGGCAAGGACGTCAAGCAACTAGAGCGGCAATTGGAAAAAGTTGAACAGGATATAGCCAATAGCCCTCCAGAAGTAAAGGAAAATGTGACAATATTAAAACAACAAGTACAACGACTTCATACGACGATAAGCAAAGGAATTGACGAACAGAAAAAGTTTCAAAGAGAAGTAGCAAGAAAAGAGAAAATTCTTTACAGCATTGTTTCAATGCAGGAATATGCATCGCTCATCGCTCATGCAGTGAGGACTTCCATAGCAAAAGTGAAGCATTTAGGAGAGTTCTTTAAACGTAACTATCCTAATCCAAAGTTTGAACAGATTTTTATTAAATACGCAGGCTTGATTTACGACGAAATGAACACGTTAGTCGTTGTCACTGATTTTATGCTCAGCTATGCCAGTTCCGACAAATATTACGAAGAGTTTAATGTAAAAAGCCTGATCACGGACTTGCTGGAAGATTCTTACAAAGAGGTTTTCCAACGCGAAGGTATAAAACTCGAAATCGATATACGGGATGATTTTATCATAGATACGAACAAGAAAACATTCCAAGACATATTTCAGAATTTGGTTTCCAATTCAATTAAAGCGCTAAGAAATATCGATGACAAGAAAATTAAATGTACAGGGTATTTAGATACCAATAACTTTGTTATATATTTTTCCGATAATGGCTCCGGCATCGCAGATAGCGATATAGAATGGATTTTTGGTCTCTATAACACCAGAACCGCCGAGCAAGGTGGCGCTGGCGTAGGATTATATATAGTAGAAAAACAGGTAAAAGCGCTAGGAGGTAGCATAGAAGTAGTAGACAACGAGTTTAAACCCACCGGCGCAACTTTTAAGATAACAATACCATTTAGCAAATCATAA
- a CDS encoding ABC transporter ATP-binding protein, giving the protein MKKAKAKIDYNNTVIKIRGLEKSFEDYAVLRGIDLDLYQGENLVVLGRSGSGKSVLIKLVSGLLKPDKGSIEVLGQDVRSITEKELQVLRIRIGFSFQNSALYDSMTVRKNLEFPLVRNRKHLTRKEIDSAVETVLDAVGLSQTLNQMPAELSGGQRKRIGIARTLILNPEIMLYDEPTAGLDPITCIEINDLINEVQQRFKTSSIIITHDLTCAKSTGDRIAMLIDGQFQRVGSFEEVFDTTDERIKPFYDYNFTD; this is encoded by the coding sequence ATGAAAAAGGCAAAAGCAAAGATCGATTATAACAATACAGTAATAAAAATCAGGGGGCTGGAAAAGTCGTTTGAAGATTATGCCGTATTGCGCGGCATCGACCTTGATCTGTACCAGGGGGAAAACCTGGTAGTTTTGGGGCGCTCCGGTTCGGGTAAATCGGTTTTGATAAAATTAGTTTCCGGGTTATTAAAGCCCGACAAAGGCAGCATTGAGGTTTTAGGGCAGGATGTTCGCAGTATCACCGAAAAAGAATTGCAGGTACTGAGGATAAGGATCGGTTTTTCTTTTCAGAACAGCGCCTTGTACGATAGCATGACCGTGCGCAAAAACCTTGAATTTCCGCTGGTGCGCAACCGGAAACATCTTACCCGAAAGGAAATTGACAGTGCCGTTGAAACGGTGCTGGATGCAGTTGGCCTTAGCCAGACGCTGAACCAGATGCCTGCCGAGCTTTCGGGCGGGCAGCGCAAGCGGATAGGTATAGCGCGCACGTTGATCCTTAACCCCGAGATCATGCTGTACGATGAACCCACAGCCGGGCTCGACCCGATCACCTGTATCGAGATCAACGACCTGATCAACGAGGTGCAGCAGCGTTTTAAAACATCGTCTATCATTATTACCCACGACCTAACCTGCGCCAAATCAACCGGCGACCGGATAGCAATGCTGATAGACGGCCAATTTCAGCGGGTAGGAAGCTTTGAAGAAGTATTTGACACAACAGACGAAAGGATAAAACCTTTTTATGATTACAATTTTACAGATTAG
- a CDS encoding SPFH domain-containing protein translates to MNDLIPILWWAVPVVVVLLMYKFVLRVFFGMVIVPDDRIGLVVKKYALSGAKRLPDGRIIAINGEAGMQAKALAPGLYWGMFPWQYAITMAPFTIIEQGNLGLVKAKDGAGMDTGRVLGKPVESDKFQDAVKFLDNNGQKGPQAAFLTPGSYRINTFLFDIEMVPITQIHENKVGIITTLDGEPLDKGEIAGVSVPGHKNFQDPMAFINAGGMKGLQEDVILAGTYYLNPWFVIVEQVDMIYIPIGYVGVVNSFVGPEGKDTSGEGFKHGNIVKRNEKGVWDQPLDPGKHPVNIYTHAVEVVPTTNIVLNWADSRTEAHELDKNLCTITVRSSDGFTFNLDVSQIIHIPRNEAPKVIARFGNMKNLVSQVLEPTIANYFRNSAQKSDVIEFLANRIQRQDDAKQHISKVLDDYNVVGVDTLIGDIVPPAALMKTLTDRKIAEQEKVTYEIQRNAQIERKEFESAKAGADMQPEVVKSTRQVEINTQMAASKVAASRGEAQAKTINATADAEVRITIAKADAEAKTVNAKADANATEVNGNAEASKIKAIGLAEAEVTKQKTMAMGTEQYAIVRVAEALASNGIKLVPDILVSGKDGGGNGMIDALIGNEMLKKLQKANEAAGEKVSGANVSGEKKPSAGE, encoded by the coding sequence ATGAACGATTTAATTCCAATCCTATGGTGGGCTGTGCCTGTTGTAGTTGTTTTATTGATGTACAAATTTGTACTGCGCGTATTTTTTGGTATGGTGATCGTACCTGATGACCGTATCGGCCTTGTGGTAAAAAAGTATGCCCTGTCAGGCGCTAAAAGATTGCCCGACGGCCGAATCATTGCCATCAACGGCGAAGCCGGTATGCAGGCAAAAGCGCTTGCCCCGGGTTTATACTGGGGCATGTTTCCATGGCAGTATGCCATTACCATGGCGCCTTTTACCATTATTGAGCAGGGTAACCTGGGCCTGGTAAAGGCAAAAGACGGCGCCGGTATGGATACAGGCCGCGTACTGGGCAAACCTGTGGAATCCGACAAGTTCCAGGATGCGGTGAAATTTTTGGACAATAACGGCCAGAAAGGCCCGCAGGCTGCATTCTTAACCCCCGGTAGTTACCGTATCAATACCTTTTTGTTTGATATCGAAATGGTACCCATTACCCAGATCCATGAAAATAAGGTAGGTATTATTACCACGCTGGATGGCGAACCGCTGGATAAAGGCGAGATCGCCGGTGTATCGGTCCCCGGACATAAAAACTTCCAGGACCCGATGGCTTTTATCAATGCCGGTGGTATGAAAGGTTTGCAGGAAGACGTCATCCTGGCGGGTACTTACTACCTTAACCCATGGTTTGTAATTGTGGAGCAGGTAGATATGATCTATATCCCCATTGGTTATGTGGGGGTGGTGAACTCTTTCGTTGGTCCGGAAGGAAAGGATACCAGCGGCGAGGGCTTTAAACATGGCAATATTGTAAAACGCAACGAAAAAGGGGTTTGGGACCAGCCGCTTGATCCCGGTAAACACCCGGTAAATATTTACACCCACGCGGTGGAAGTGGTGCCTACCACCAATATCGTGCTCAACTGGGCCGATAGCCGTACCGAGGCGCACGAGCTGGATAAAAACCTGTGTACCATCACGGTAAGGTCGTCAGACGGGTTTACTTTTAACCTCGACGTGTCGCAAATTATCCATATTCCGCGCAACGAAGCGCCGAAAGTTATCGCAAGGTTTGGTAACATGAAAAACCTGGTTTCGCAGGTGCTGGAGCCTACCATTGCCAACTATTTCCGTAACTCGGCACAAAAAAGCGACGTGATTGAGTTTTTGGCAAACCGGATCCAGCGGCAGGATGATGCCAAGCAGCATATCAGCAAAGTGCTGGATGATTATAACGTTGTGGGCGTGGATACACTGATCGGAGATATTGTGCCGCCGGCCGCTTTAATGAAAACGCTTACCGACCGTAAAATAGCCGAGCAGGAAAAAGTTACTTACGAGATTCAGCGTAATGCGCAAATTGAACGTAAGGAATTTGAAAGCGCCAAAGCCGGCGCCGATATGCAGCCTGAGGTGGTAAAATCAACCCGCCAGGTAGAAATCAACACCCAGATGGCTGCTTCAAAGGTTGCTGCATCGCGTGGTGAGGCCCAGGCCAAAACCATTAATGCAACTGCCGATGCCGAAGTGCGTATCACCATAGCCAAGGCCGATGCCGAAGCCAAAACGGTTAACGCCAAAGCGGATGCCAACGCAACTGAAGTAAACGGTAATGCCGAAGCGAGCAAAATAAAAGCCATAGGTTTGGCCGAAGCCGAAGTAACCAAGCAAAAAACCATGGCCATGGGTACCGAACAGTACGCTATTGTCCGCGTAGCCGAGGCCTTAGCAAGTAATGGTATCAAATTAGTACCTGATATCCTTGTGAGTGGTAAAGATGGCGGTGGTAACGGTATGATCGATGCCCTGATAGGCAACGAGATGCTGAAAAAGCTACAAAAGGCGAATGAAGCCGCAGGTGAAAAGGTAAGTGGTGCGAATGTGAGTGGTGAGAAAAAGCCTTCGGCAGGTGAGTAG
- a CDS encoding MlaD family protein encodes MDLKENRKALTVGIFLAIGLVIFIVGVFTLGGQQKSFDKSIHVSAIFDDVAGLKKGNDVWFSGVKVGTISEIKFVGLSQVNVRMKIDEKVQPYIHHNSGVHIGTDGLIGNKLIVIDGGSPQAPVVADGDTLHAVKMLSTDDMLKTFQKNNENLLAITGDFKVLSHNILKGKGTVGALMADSAMGMQLKNSMRNLQAATEKAATLAAQLNQFGDKLNTKGGFADKLLTDTATFNRLKTAASQLQEAANNASTFTNNLNRASNKLNNTDNTLGVLLNDPKGAAQVQSTLKNLQESSVKLNDDLEALQHNFLLKGFFKNKEKAKADSLKK; translated from the coding sequence ATGGATTTAAAGGAAAACAGGAAAGCATTAACGGTAGGCATATTTTTAGCCATCGGGCTTGTTATTTTTATAGTGGGCGTTTTTACCCTGGGCGGCCAGCAAAAAAGCTTTGATAAAAGCATCCACGTCAGCGCCATATTTGACGATGTTGCCGGTTTAAAAAAGGGTAATGATGTTTGGTTCTCGGGCGTTAAAGTGGGCACGATAAGTGAGATCAAATTCGTCGGCTTATCGCAGGTTAACGTAAGAATGAAAATAGACGAAAAGGTACAGCCCTATATTCACCACAACTCGGGCGTGCATATCGGCACCGACGGATTGATCGGCAATAAGTTGATTGTGATTGACGGCGGCAGCCCCCAGGCCCCGGTAGTTGCAGACGGGGATACGCTGCATGCAGTAAAAATGCTTTCGACCGACGACATGCTGAAAACCTTCCAGAAAAACAATGAGAACCTGCTCGCCATTACCGGTGATTTTAAAGTATTGAGTCATAATATTTTAAAAGGTAAAGGTACCGTAGGCGCCCTGATGGCCGACAGCGCTATGGGAATGCAGCTTAAAAACTCCATGCGGAACCTGCAGGCAGCCACCGAAAAAGCGGCCACACTGGCTGCACAGCTGAACCAATTTGGCGATAAACTGAATACCAAAGGAGGCTTTGCAGATAAGCTATTAACAGATACGGCCACCTTTAACCGCCTTAAAACAGCCGCCAGCCAATTACAGGAGGCCGCTAATAATGCCAGTACATTCACCAATAACCTGAACAGGGCCAGCAATAAACTAAACAACACAGATAATACCCTGGGCGTATTGCTTAATGATCCCAAAGGCGCTGCACAGGTGCAATCAACCCTTAAAAACCTGCAGGAAAGCTCCGTAAAACTAAATGACGACCTTGAAGCTTTGCAGCATAACTTTTTATTGAAGGGATTTTTTAAAAACAAGGAAAAGGCGAAGGCAGATAGTTTGAAGAAGTAG